ACAGCGGCCCGTCCTCCACCACGGCCACCGTGTGGCCGATCTCCCCGGCGGCCCAGTGGGCGCCGCCGTAGATGCGGCCGTCGATGACGATGCCGCCCCCGATGCCGGTGCTGACGGTGACGTAGATGAGATGGCGCGTGCCCTGGCCCGCCCCTGCCCACCACTCGCCCAGGGCGGCGGCGTTGGCGTCGTTCTCCAGGTAGACGGGCACGCCCGTCGCCTCCCGGATGGGCTCGACCACGTCCACCTCCCGCCAGCGCAGGTTGGGCGCCTCCACCACGACCCCCCGCAGGGGATCTAGCGGCCCCGGGCAGGCCACCGCCACCGCCTCCAGCGCGGCCAGGTCGAGCCCCCTGCGCCCGCAGACCTCCTCCAGCGATCCGATCATGCGGGCGATGACGGCCGCCGGCCCCTCCTCCGGCCGGGTGGGGTGGACCGCCCGCTCCAGCA
This genomic interval from Limnochorda sp. LNt contains the following:
- a CDS encoding ROK family protein codes for the protein MARLVAGIDLGGTKIATGLVDETGRVLERAVHPTRPEEGPAAVIARMIGSLEEVCGRRGLDLAALEAVAVACPGPLDPLRGVVVEAPNLRWREVDVVEPIREATGVPVYLENDANAAALGEWWAGAGQGTRHLIYVTVSTGIGGGIVIDGRIYGGAHWAAGEIGHTVAVVEDGPLCGCGRRGCLEAMASGTAIARRAVEALQAAGWREGDVPGESDARPGRR